The Mytilus trossulus isolate FHL-02 chromosome 3, PNRI_Mtr1.1.1.hap1, whole genome shotgun sequence genome contains a region encoding:
- the LOC134710355 gene encoding Bardet-Biedl syndrome 1 protein homolog isoform X1, protein MSTVDEKQDPPTVDQISQGSEKWLNAYYDPVASLYTLTQCVALSDIQADGDWKLVIADLGTGSYDMKLKVYKGTNVMSENAIIDLPTGVVTFYMDVNEPRTPAVAVASGPYIYIYKNLHPYFKFTLPTLDVNPVELDLWNQVKEEKINIFVLREMLEGMRAEGAVLTVRSLRFLQLQDVPDCEAFANMYKHTPLRRQTVITCLATMKKSLADEDAISCLVIGTESKSIYVLDPEAFTVLTTIDLPSVPVFLSVTGLYDVEYRIVVACRNGCIYTLKSDYNLKRGSSDYLKHCIELNSQPVGLERINKTIYVGTMDETMHCFTSKGKKVWTVKLPASITTMETMDYPSKGFKGVILALNNCQVHLYKEKYLVNVISTEDIVTGLKFGRFGREDATLVMTTRGGGLLIKILKRNATFEEKDISAGPPAAQNTKLNVPKKTKLFVDQTMRERENAVSMHRTFQRDLYLLRLNTAREYAKSLENSMNPISSDPMEPLKLNATVQGIGPTFKLTVNLQNTSLNQASSNLIITFQYDEKLYVFKKAYLQVPMLVPGLNYAFDTFVECQSDKGISDNVKVFVLKEGKSIPIITGVISMPVSESLVVV, encoded by the exons TCAGGGAAGTGAGAAGTGGTTGAATGCTTACTATGATCCAGTAGCATCTCTATATACCTTGACACAATGTGTTGCCTTATCAGATATACAGGCTGATGGGGATTGGAAACTTGTTATTGCAGATTTGGGAACTGGATCATATGACATGAAGTTGAAAGTTTATAAAG gcACAAATGTGATGAGTGAAAATGCGATTATAGATTTACCAACTGGTGTTGTGACCTTTTATATGGATGTGAATGAACCAAGAACTCCAG CTGTAGCAGTAGCCTCAGGAccctatatttatatttacaagaatcTACATCCATATTTCAAGTTTACCTTGCCAACCCTAGATGTCAATCCTGTAGAATTAGACCTCTGGAACCAAGTAAAAGAG GAaaagataaacatttttgtacttaGAGAAATGTTAGAAGGCATGAG AGCTGAAGGTGCTGTTTTGACTGTAAGATCCTTACGATTTCTCCAGCTACAAGATGTTCCTGATTGTGAAGCTTTTGCCAACATGTATAAACATACACCTCTTAGAAGACAG ACAGTTATTACATGTTTAGCAACAATGAAGAAGTCTTTAGCTGATGAAGATGCCATTAGTTGTTTAGTAATAGGTACAGAAAGTAAATCAATATATGTACTGGATCCTGAAGCTTTCACAGTCCTTACTACA attGATCTACCCAGTGTACCTGTGTTCCTTAGTGTGACTGGTTTATATGATGTAGAATACAGAATTGTTGTAGCTTGTAGAAATGGTTGTATATACACCCTGAAAAG cGATTATAATTTGAAGag GGGAAGTTCAGACTACCTAAAACATTGTATAGAGCTGAACTCACAGCCAGTTGGCTTagaaagaataaacaaaacaatatacgtAGGAACTATGGATGAAACCATGCATTGTTTCACATCTAAG GGTAAGAAGGTTTGGACTGTAAAGTTACCAGCTAGTATTACTACAATGGAAACAATGGATTATCCATCTAAAGGATTTAAAGGTGTCATCCTAGCTCTTAATAACTGTCAGGTCCATCTCTACAAGGAAAAGTATTTAGTCAATGTTATTAGTACAGAGGACATTGTAACTGGTCTGAAGTTTGGTAGATTTGGGAGAGAAGACGCTACATTAGTAATGACCACTAGAG GAGGAGGATTACTAATAAAGATCCTGAAGAGGAATGcaacatttgaagaaaaagaTATATCAGCAGGACCTCCAGCAGCACAGAATACAAAGCTAAATGTTCCAAAGAAAACTAAACTATTTGTAGATCAGACAATGAGAGAGAGGGAAAATGCAGTGT CAATGCACAGAACATTTCAGAGAGATTTATACTTATTAAGATTGAATACAGCTAGAGAATATGCCAAGTCATTAGAAAATAGCATGAACCCTATATCATCTGACCCTATGGAGCCACTTAAACTAAATGCCACA gtGCAAGGAATTGGTCCAACGTTTAAGCTGACAGTCAACTTACAGAATACTTCATTAAATCAAGCATCATCCAACCTAATCATCACATTCCAGTATGATGAAAAGTTATATGTGTTCAAGAAAGCATACCTACAG GTTCCAATGCTAGTTCCAGGTTTGAACTATGCCTTCGACACATTTGTTGAATGTCAGAGTGATAAAGGAATATCTGATAATGTCAAg gtgtttgttttaaaagaagGAAAGAGTATACCCATTATAACAGGTGTGATAAGTATGCCAGTTAGTGAATCATTAGTTGTTGTGTAG
- the LOC134710355 gene encoding Bardet-Biedl syndrome 1 protein homolog isoform X2, producing the protein MSTVDEKQDPPTVDQISQGSEKWLNAYYDPVASLYTLTQCVALSDIQADGDWKLVIADLGTGSYDMKLKVYKGTNVMSENAIIDLPTGVVTFYMDVNEPRTPAVAVASGPYIYIYKNLHPYFKFTLPTLDVNPVELDLWNQVKEEKINIFVLREMLEGMRAEGAVLTVRSLRFLQLQDVPDCEAFANMYKHTPLRRQTVITCLATMKKSLADEDAISCLVIGTESKSIYVLDPEAFTVLTTIDLPSVPVFLSVTGLYDVEYRIVVACRNGCIYTLKRGSSDYLKHCIELNSQPVGLERINKTIYVGTMDETMHCFTSKGKKVWTVKLPASITTMETMDYPSKGFKGVILALNNCQVHLYKEKYLVNVISTEDIVTGLKFGRFGREDATLVMTTRGGGLLIKILKRNATFEEKDISAGPPAAQNTKLNVPKKTKLFVDQTMRERENAVSMHRTFQRDLYLLRLNTAREYAKSLENSMNPISSDPMEPLKLNATVQGIGPTFKLTVNLQNTSLNQASSNLIITFQYDEKLYVFKKAYLQVPMLVPGLNYAFDTFVECQSDKGISDNVKVFVLKEGKSIPIITGVISMPVSESLVVV; encoded by the exons TCAGGGAAGTGAGAAGTGGTTGAATGCTTACTATGATCCAGTAGCATCTCTATATACCTTGACACAATGTGTTGCCTTATCAGATATACAGGCTGATGGGGATTGGAAACTTGTTATTGCAGATTTGGGAACTGGATCATATGACATGAAGTTGAAAGTTTATAAAG gcACAAATGTGATGAGTGAAAATGCGATTATAGATTTACCAACTGGTGTTGTGACCTTTTATATGGATGTGAATGAACCAAGAACTCCAG CTGTAGCAGTAGCCTCAGGAccctatatttatatttacaagaatcTACATCCATATTTCAAGTTTACCTTGCCAACCCTAGATGTCAATCCTGTAGAATTAGACCTCTGGAACCAAGTAAAAGAG GAaaagataaacatttttgtacttaGAGAAATGTTAGAAGGCATGAG AGCTGAAGGTGCTGTTTTGACTGTAAGATCCTTACGATTTCTCCAGCTACAAGATGTTCCTGATTGTGAAGCTTTTGCCAACATGTATAAACATACACCTCTTAGAAGACAG ACAGTTATTACATGTTTAGCAACAATGAAGAAGTCTTTAGCTGATGAAGATGCCATTAGTTGTTTAGTAATAGGTACAGAAAGTAAATCAATATATGTACTGGATCCTGAAGCTTTCACAGTCCTTACTACA attGATCTACCCAGTGTACCTGTGTTCCTTAGTGTGACTGGTTTATATGATGTAGAATACAGAATTGTTGTAGCTTGTAGAAATGGTTGTATATACACCCTGAAAAG GGGAAGTTCAGACTACCTAAAACATTGTATAGAGCTGAACTCACAGCCAGTTGGCTTagaaagaataaacaaaacaatatacgtAGGAACTATGGATGAAACCATGCATTGTTTCACATCTAAG GGTAAGAAGGTTTGGACTGTAAAGTTACCAGCTAGTATTACTACAATGGAAACAATGGATTATCCATCTAAAGGATTTAAAGGTGTCATCCTAGCTCTTAATAACTGTCAGGTCCATCTCTACAAGGAAAAGTATTTAGTCAATGTTATTAGTACAGAGGACATTGTAACTGGTCTGAAGTTTGGTAGATTTGGGAGAGAAGACGCTACATTAGTAATGACCACTAGAG GAGGAGGATTACTAATAAAGATCCTGAAGAGGAATGcaacatttgaagaaaaagaTATATCAGCAGGACCTCCAGCAGCACAGAATACAAAGCTAAATGTTCCAAAGAAAACTAAACTATTTGTAGATCAGACAATGAGAGAGAGGGAAAATGCAGTGT CAATGCACAGAACATTTCAGAGAGATTTATACTTATTAAGATTGAATACAGCTAGAGAATATGCCAAGTCATTAGAAAATAGCATGAACCCTATATCATCTGACCCTATGGAGCCACTTAAACTAAATGCCACA gtGCAAGGAATTGGTCCAACGTTTAAGCTGACAGTCAACTTACAGAATACTTCATTAAATCAAGCATCATCCAACCTAATCATCACATTCCAGTATGATGAAAAGTTATATGTGTTCAAGAAAGCATACCTACAG GTTCCAATGCTAGTTCCAGGTTTGAACTATGCCTTCGACACATTTGTTGAATGTCAGAGTGATAAAGGAATATCTGATAATGTCAAg gtgtttgttttaaaagaagGAAAGAGTATACCCATTATAACAGGTGTGATAAGTATGCCAGTTAGTGAATCATTAGTTGTTGTGTAG